The following coding sequences are from one Macaca nemestrina isolate mMacNem1 chromosome 1, mMacNem.hap1, whole genome shotgun sequence window:
- the LOC105495096 gene encoding transmembrane protein 59 isoform X1, with the protein MAAPKASLWVRTQLGLPPLLLLTMALAGGSGTASAEAFDSVLGDTASCHRACQLTYPLHTYPKEEELYACQRGCRLFSICQFVDDGIDLNRTKLECESACTEAYSQSDEQYACHLGCQNQLPFAELRQEQLMSLMPKMHLLFPLTLVRSFWSDMMDSAQSFITSSWTFYLQADDGKIVIFQSKPEIQYAPHLEQESTNLRESSLSKMSSDLQMRNSQAHRNFLEDGESDGFLRCLSLNSGWILTTTLVLSVMVLLWICCATVATAVEQYVPSEKLSIYGDLEFINEQKLNKYPASSLVVVRSKTEDHEEAGPLPTKVNLAHSEI; encoded by the exons ATGGCGGCGCCGAAGGCGAGCCTCTGGGTCAGGACCCAACTGGGGCtgccgccgctgctgctgctgaccATGGCCTTGGCCGGAGGTTCGGGGACCGCTTCGGCTGAAGCATTTGACTCGGTCTTGGGTGATACAGCGTCTTGCCACCGGGCCTGTCAGTTGACCTACCCCTTGCACACCTACCCTAAG GAAGAGGAGTTGTACGCATGTCAGAGAGGTTGCAGGCTGTTTTCAATTTGTCAGTTTGTGGATGATGGAATTGACTTAAATCGAACTAAATTGGAATGTGAATCTG CATGTACAGAAGCATATTCCCAATCTGATGAGCAATATGCTTGCCATCTTGGTTGCCAGAATCAGCTGCCATTCGCTGAACTGAGACAAGAACAA cttatgtccctgatgccaaaaatgCACCTACTCTTTCCTCTAACTCTGGTGAGGTCATTCTGGAGTGACATGATGGACTCTGCACAGAGCTTCATAACCTCTTCATGGACTTTTTATCTTCAAGCTGATGATGGAAAAATAGTCATATTCCAG tcTAAGCCAGAAATCCAGTATGCACCACATTTGGAACAGGAGTCTACAAATTTGAGAGAATCATCTCTAAGCAAAATGTcct CAGATCTGCAAATGAGAAATTCACAAGCACACAGGAATTTTCttgaagatggagaaagtgaTGGCTTTTTAAGATGCCTCTCTCT taactCTGGGTGGATTTTAACTACAACTCTTGTCCTCTCGGTGATGGTATTGCTTTGGATTTGTTGTGCCACTGTTGCTACAGCTGTGGAGCAGTATGTTCCCTCTGAG AAGCTGAGTATCTATGGTGACTTGGAGTTTATAAATGAACAAAAGCTGAACAAATATCCAGCTTCTTCTCTTGTGGTTGTTAGATCTAAAACTGAAGATCATGAAGAAGCAGGGCCTCTACCTACGAAAGTGAATCTTGCTCATTCTGAAatttaa
- the LOC105495096 gene encoding transmembrane protein 59 isoform X2 produces the protein MAAPKASLWVRTQLGLPPLLLLTMALAGGSGTASAEAFDSVLGDTASCHRACQLTYPLHTYPKEEELYACQRGCRLFSICQFVDDGIDLNRTKLECESACTEAYSQSDEQYACHLGCQNQLPFAELRQEQLMSLMPKMHLLFPLTLVRSFWSDMMDSAQSFITSSWTFYLQADDGKIVIFQSKPEIQYAPHLEQESTNLRESSLSKMSYLQMRNSQAHRNFLEDGESDGFLRCLSLNSGWILTTTLVLSVMVLLWICCATVATAVEQYVPSEKLSIYGDLEFINEQKLNKYPASSLVVVRSKTEDHEEAGPLPTKVNLAHSEI, from the exons ATGGCGGCGCCGAAGGCGAGCCTCTGGGTCAGGACCCAACTGGGGCtgccgccgctgctgctgctgaccATGGCCTTGGCCGGAGGTTCGGGGACCGCTTCGGCTGAAGCATTTGACTCGGTCTTGGGTGATACAGCGTCTTGCCACCGGGCCTGTCAGTTGACCTACCCCTTGCACACCTACCCTAAG GAAGAGGAGTTGTACGCATGTCAGAGAGGTTGCAGGCTGTTTTCAATTTGTCAGTTTGTGGATGATGGAATTGACTTAAATCGAACTAAATTGGAATGTGAATCTG CATGTACAGAAGCATATTCCCAATCTGATGAGCAATATGCTTGCCATCTTGGTTGCCAGAATCAGCTGCCATTCGCTGAACTGAGACAAGAACAA cttatgtccctgatgccaaaaatgCACCTACTCTTTCCTCTAACTCTGGTGAGGTCATTCTGGAGTGACATGATGGACTCTGCACAGAGCTTCATAACCTCTTCATGGACTTTTTATCTTCAAGCTGATGATGGAAAAATAGTCATATTCCAG tcTAAGCCAGAAATCCAGTATGCACCACATTTGGAACAGGAGTCTACAAATTTGAGAGAATCATCTCTAAGCAAAATGTcct ATCTGCAAATGAGAAATTCACAAGCACACAGGAATTTTCttgaagatggagaaagtgaTGGCTTTTTAAGATGCCTCTCTCT taactCTGGGTGGATTTTAACTACAACTCTTGTCCTCTCGGTGATGGTATTGCTTTGGATTTGTTGTGCCACTGTTGCTACAGCTGTGGAGCAGTATGTTCCCTCTGAG AAGCTGAGTATCTATGGTGACTTGGAGTTTATAAATGAACAAAAGCTGAACAAATATCCAGCTTCTTCTCTTGTGGTTGTTAGATCTAAAACTGAAGATCATGAAGAAGCAGGGCCTCTACCTACGAAAGTGAATCTTGCTCATTCTGAAatttaa